One genomic region from Sphingomonas paeninsulae encodes:
- the pal gene encoding peptidoglycan-associated lipoprotein Pal yields MKAFGTKLLLAASLLAIGACAKKPPKELPPPPVDNSAQQAPPPMNPGAAPGSQADFVASVAADRVFFATDSSEVDQPGQSTLQSQAAWFARYPNVRVTVEGHADERGTREYNLALGDRRANAAKNALVALGVSAGRITTISYGKERPDAIGSDEAAYAKNRRAVSVTVQ; encoded by the coding sequence ATGAAGGCATTCGGAACCAAGCTGCTGCTGGCAGCATCGCTGCTCGCCATCGGCGCATGTGCGAAAAAGCCACCGAAGGAATTGCCGCCACCGCCGGTCGATAACAGCGCGCAACAGGCACCGCCGCCGATGAATCCCGGTGCCGCTCCCGGCAGCCAGGCAGATTTCGTTGCCAGCGTCGCAGCTGACCGCGTGTTCTTTGCCACCGACTCCTCCGAAGTCGATCAGCCCGGACAATCGACTCTCCAGTCGCAGGCCGCATGGTTCGCCCGATATCCGAACGTCCGTGTGACCGTCGAAGGTCATGCCGATGAGCGGGGAACGCGCGAATACAACCTCGCTTTGGGTGATCGTCGCGCCAATGCCGCCAAGAACGCACTTGTCGCGCTTGGCGTATCGGCAGGCCGCATCACCACGATCAGCTATGGCAAGGAACGCCCCGACGCGATCGGATCGGACGAAGCCGCTTATGCCAAAAACCGTCGCGCTGTCAGCGTTACGGTTCAATAA